The Fusarium graminearum PH-1 chromosome 2, whole genome shotgun sequence genome includes a region encoding these proteins:
- a CDS encoding rds1 protein codes for MSTKSVLRSVALLAIAGTSYAAPFVSEAQTTVSSSGVVAPIRPYSDVTSHGPYTGTPTTTGAVSTTILASAIPESPPPPGSYDYPADGKLHAPQPAPYTPDGGVGTNGSAPVYRVQSDFDYQSLALALYQEWIELDLFRWGLATFSKEEWEAYGIGAEDRFLIEYMAEQEIGHATVISNMLGPQAPQQCTYNYPVSNVPEFIDFNQKLTRWGESGVYGFLPHLNSGPAAQLLLQSITIEARQQLIFRQFGGNFPMPEWHTPGIPQSWAWTLLAPYISSCPADQTRLVWQNFPSLNILNQPNPARIDGSNVWNETTGGYANTLSTADVKKDELCVNATDKTLDCPAAITNNRSIPLSYPGRQVFLNWDAPGQAVGPNNSYITSTNVKAPKFAAWVSQLNVTYSPLQNVSLEDRTAYTIQPNVSTWMGDPAINSTMFLALTDTDLYVTPYNLTMLNPHVAALAVYQAG; via the coding sequence ATGTCGACAAAATCCGTCTTGCGAAGCGTAGCTCTGCTCGCTATTGCAGGTACTTCCTATGCTGCCCCTTTCGTATCAGAAGCACAGACGACTGTCTCTTCATCCGGCGTCGTTGCGCCCATCAGACCTTATAGCGATGTGACTTCTCACGGCCCCTACACCGGAACACCCACCACCACAGGTGCTGTGTCGACTACCATTCTTGCGTCCGCTATTCCTGAAAGCCCACCTCCTCCAGGCTCTTACGACTACCCTGCCGATGGCAAGCTTCATGCTCCCCAGCCTGCTCCCTACACTCCCGATGGCGGTGTCGGCACCAACGGTTCTGCGCCCGTCTACCGTGTCCAGAGTGACTTTGACTACCAGTCTCTTGCACTCGCGCTGTACCAGGAATGGATTGAGCTTGATCTCTTCCGCTGGGGTCTAGCTACTTTCTCCAAAGAGGAGTGGGAAGCCTACGGTATCGGTGCTGAAGATCGATTCTTAATCGAGTATATGGCTGAACAGGAGATTGGTCATGCTACTGTCATTAGCAACATGCTTGGTCCTCAGGCTCCCCAGCAATGCACATACAACTATCCCGTCTCCAACGTCCCAGAGTTCATCGACTTCAACCAGAAGCTCACTCGCTGGGGCGAGTCTGGTGTGTATGGCTTCCTGCCCCATCTCAACTCTGGTCCCGCAGCACAGTTGTTGCTCCAGAGCATCACTATCGAGGCGCGTCAGCAGTTGATCTTCCGACAATTCGGCGGCAACTTCCCCATGCCGGAGTGGCACACCCCTGGCATTCCTCAAAGTTGGGCTTGGACTCTTCTTGCTCCTTATATCTCCAGCTGTCCCGCCGATCAGACTCGTCTTGTTTGGCAAAACTTCCCATCTCTGAATATCCTCAATCAGCCCAACCCTGCTCGTATCGACGGATCCAACGTCTGGAACGAGACCACTGGCGGCTATGCCAACACTTTGTCAACTGcggatgtcaagaaggatgagcttTGCGTTAACGCTACAgacaagactcttgactGTCCCgctgccatcaccaacaatcGCAGCATTCCCCTCTCCTATCCTGGCCGCCAGGTCTTCTTGAACTGGGACGCCCCAGGCCAAGCTGTCGGCCCCAACAACAGCTACATCACATCAACCAACGTCAAGGCTCCCAAGTTTGCCGCTTGGGTGTCTCAGCTCAATGTGACTTACTCGCCCCTTCAGAACGTCAGCCTCGAGGACCGAACTGCCTATACCATCCAGCCCAACGTTTCCACATGGATGGGTGATCCTGCTATCAACAGCACCATGTTCCTTGCCTTGACCGACACTGATCTTTACGTTACACCTTACAACCTCACCATGCTCAACCCTCACGTCGCTGCTCTCGCTGTTTACCAGGCTGGTTAA